Proteins found in one Sporosarcina sp. FSL K6-3457 genomic segment:
- a CDS encoding sugar transferase — protein sequence MHQRLDVRVPVIYRHHYGKRILDIVMSFLLLICCLPIFIIVSIAVILFSGGPVFFTQSRTGLQNEPFTIFKFRTMKVMKQDDNRHKYEWQEGVPDSFLFKTAGDAAVTSIGKILRKYSLDELPQLLNVLKGDMSIVGPRPEIPVITDMYNAHQEKRLLVKPGVTGYAQINGRSEISHGKKIEYDLYYVENWSFLLDLKIIGATFKYVIRGKGAY from the coding sequence ATGCATCAACGTTTAGATGTAAGAGTGCCGGTTATATATAGGCATCACTATGGGAAGAGGATTTTAGATATTGTTATGAGCTTTCTCCTTCTTATTTGTTGCCTACCCATATTTATCATAGTATCTATTGCAGTGATCTTATTTTCAGGAGGACCAGTATTTTTTACTCAATCAAGGACAGGCCTTCAGAATGAGCCATTTACTATCTTCAAATTCCGAACGATGAAAGTTATGAAACAAGATGATAATAGGCATAAGTATGAATGGCAAGAAGGGGTTCCTGATAGTTTTCTTTTTAAAACGGCGGGTGATGCAGCAGTGACGTCCATTGGGAAGATTTTACGGAAGTATAGTTTGGATGAGTTACCACAGCTTTTGAACGTATTGAAAGGTGATATGAGTATTGTTGGGCCGCGGCCTGAAATACCTGTCATTACAGATATGTATAATGCCCATCAGGAAAAAAGGTTGCTTGTAAAGCCTGGTGTCACAGGATATGCCCAAATAAATGGACGATCTGAAATAAGTCATGGCAAGAAAATAGAGTATGACCTTTACTATGTTGAAAACTGGAGTTTCCTACTTGATCTTAAAATTATTGGTGCAACATTCAAATATGTAATAAGGGGGAAAGGGGCTTATTGA
- a CDS encoding metal-sensitive transcriptional regulator, producing the protein MEETTKKTVQPNKQQLLNRLKRVEGQVRGVHQMVENDRYCVDILHQISAIQSAMNKVSLALLEDHTHHCVVNAIKGQDGDAAIKELMDVMKTMTK; encoded by the coding sequence ATGGAGGAAACAACTAAAAAAACAGTTCAACCAAATAAGCAACAGCTGCTCAATCGTTTAAAGCGTGTTGAAGGACAAGTACGGGGCGTTCATCAAATGGTGGAAAATGATCGTTATTGCGTCGATATTTTGCATCAGATAAGTGCGATTCAATCAGCGATGAACAAGGTTTCATTGGCATTGCTTGAAGATCATACGCATCACTGTGTAGTCAATGCCATTAAAGGGCAGGATGGTGATGCGGCGATTAAAGAATTAATGGATGTTATGAAAACAATGACAAAATAA
- a CDS encoding DUF58 domain-containing protein — MRWKIENGRHHAKNVDFLFIIMATFGLVGVITHNALLFMMAGIFIGYFLLSTLYEKKMATSLRLDNPKVKIRLFPGEEALLSFTFQNTSIFPLLNGELRFKHGPAIKPTEQQNDEKSYWNEMHIPTTIMGNRKISTKIPVIAKQRGTTGIYTISYTYPHLFLFDSIRLKFAPTFQTEYIVLPRFLPVKGMDAIVNRVNGEQRMNGSPFEDIQSPIGTRDYSFSDPFHRINWKASVKTQQLQTNIYEKTADLSFVFIVNLDTANNLDMEAFNRNLETLLSYTAYLCRFATEKGISYELFLNARRPGKVPYFHMHEGLGKVHYLQALEMLARIDRQAALLPFNQMLHRVGQQLAKPTSIIFIGDIPSDLGPLTNKWKHKQQSLFHVKSFAEGAVIQPWGEGAKKIAK, encoded by the coding sequence ATGAGGTGGAAAATTGAGAATGGTCGGCATCACGCGAAGAATGTTGATTTCCTGTTCATTATTATGGCTACCTTCGGCTTAGTTGGAGTCATTACTCATAACGCATTGCTATTCATGATGGCTGGTATTTTCATTGGCTACTTCTTACTAAGTACCTTATATGAAAAAAAAATGGCGACCTCTCTCCGCTTAGATAATCCAAAAGTGAAAATAAGACTGTTTCCAGGAGAAGAGGCCTTGCTTTCATTCACCTTTCAAAACACGTCTATTTTCCCACTTTTGAATGGTGAGCTGCGGTTTAAGCATGGCCCAGCCATAAAACCTACGGAGCAACAGAATGATGAAAAAAGCTATTGGAACGAAATGCACATTCCTACGACTATTATGGGAAATAGAAAGATATCAACAAAAATCCCAGTTATTGCCAAACAGCGTGGTACGACTGGAATTTATACTATTTCCTATACCTATCCACATCTATTTCTATTCGACTCCATCCGTTTGAAGTTCGCACCTACATTTCAAACGGAGTATATCGTACTTCCAAGATTTTTACCTGTAAAAGGTATGGATGCAATCGTTAACAGAGTGAATGGAGAGCAGCGCATGAACGGCTCTCCTTTTGAAGATATTCAAAGTCCAATTGGGACAAGAGATTATAGCTTTAGTGATCCATTCCATCGAATTAATTGGAAAGCATCCGTTAAAACGCAACAGCTACAAACGAATATATATGAAAAAACAGCTGACCTTTCCTTTGTCTTCATTGTGAATCTAGATACGGCTAATAACTTGGATATGGAGGCATTTAATCGTAATTTAGAAACTTTATTATCCTATACAGCTTATCTATGTCGCTTTGCTACCGAAAAAGGAATCTCCTATGAACTATTTCTAAATGCGCGAAGACCAGGAAAAGTCCCCTACTTTCATATGCATGAAGGACTAGGTAAAGTACATTATTTGCAGGCATTAGAAATGTTAGCAAGGATTGATCGCCAAGCAGCTCTTTTACCGTTTAACCAAATGCTTCACCGGGTCGGTCAGCAGCTTGCTAAACCTACGTCTATTATCTTTATAGGTGACATTCCCTCTGACTTGGGCCCTTTAACAAACAAGTGGAAGCACAAACAACAATCACTATTTCACGTTAAAAGCTTTGCTGAAGGTGCAGTCATTCAACCATGGGGAGAGGGGGCCAAAAAAATTGCAAAATAA
- a CDS encoding NAD-dependent epimerase/dehydratase family protein, whose product MMKVLVTGGFGFIGSHIVETLIRNNYEVAVYDNLSTGSMQNVDSRVMVFIGNIEDKETLEKAMETFKPDYVIHEAAQVSVQNSISDISNDALINIMGTINIIELSHEYAVKKIVFASSAAVYGNSNTLPILVSHPIQPLSPYGASKKTAEEYLILAKKLFDLDYVILRYSNVYGPRQASVGEGGVISILTNHIINNEQPVIYGDGLQTRDFIYVEDVASANLQALRFDGSGIFNISLTISSSINQLYSIIQSISQNDIFPIYKSSKSGDVKESLLCNKMSIQKLNWQPKYSLSDGLVKTYEYYLEQNQSTITSVEESTALHKTKNLSL is encoded by the coding sequence ATGATGAAGGTACTGGTAACGGGTGGCTTTGGATTTATTGGATCTCATATTGTGGAAACATTAATTCGCAATAATTATGAAGTTGCTGTGTATGATAATCTATCCACCGGATCTATGCAGAATGTCGATTCAAGAGTGATGGTTTTTATAGGCAACATTGAGGATAAGGAAACGCTAGAGAAAGCGATGGAGACATTCAAGCCCGATTATGTGATTCACGAAGCTGCACAAGTGAGTGTCCAAAACTCGATTTCAGATATTTCGAATGATGCACTCATCAATATCATGGGAACAATAAATATTATAGAACTTTCTCATGAGTATGCCGTGAAAAAGATTGTGTTTGCCTCTTCGGCAGCTGTATATGGAAATTCTAATACGCTGCCAATTTTAGTTTCACATCCTATCCAACCATTATCCCCTTATGGTGCTTCGAAAAAAACAGCCGAGGAGTACTTAATACTCGCAAAAAAACTATTCGATTTAGATTATGTCATTCTTCGTTATAGCAATGTGTATGGGCCGCGGCAAGCATCAGTTGGTGAAGGTGGGGTCATTTCAATCTTAACCAACCATATCATTAACAATGAGCAGCCGGTTATTTATGGTGACGGCTTACAAACGAGAGACTTTATCTATGTAGAGGATGTTGCAAGTGCTAATCTTCAAGCTCTTCGATTTGATGGAAGTGGAATCTTCAATATTTCATTAACAATTAGTTCAAGTATTAATCAGCTGTACTCAATTATTCAATCCATCAGCCAAAATGATATTTTCCCTATTTATAAATCGTCTAAAAGTGGAGATGTAAAAGAAAGTTTGCTTTGTAATAAAATGAGTATTCAAAAGTTGAATTGGCAACCTAAATATTCGCTCTCAGATGGCCTGGTGAAAACATATGAATATTATCTAGAGCAAAATCAATCTACTATAACTTCAGTTGAAGAATCTACAGCACTACACAAAACTAAGAACTTATCGCTATAA
- a CDS encoding AAA family ATPase, whose product MELIKQAKKNLEQVIFCKEDVLDLLFIALLTQGHVLLESVPGTGKTKLAKSFAKMINGLFSRIQFTSDVLPSDITGIRYFNPKIQEFELRLGPIHTNILLADEINRATPRTQSSLLEAMEEFQATIDGETIAIPRPFMIIATQNPIEQSYGTFPLPEAQLDRFLFKIDLGYPSKTEDKLLLQSHAQNDPFEAIKPLLSLEDIKLLQDEIKKITISDVVYDYIVNLIHCSREHNDVELGISPRGMLALMRASQARACIENRDYVTPEDVKFLLPYLFEHRLILTMEGEIKKTPQQIIKEINQEVLVPVEYGVKQI is encoded by the coding sequence ATGGAGCTAATAAAGCAAGCAAAAAAGAACCTTGAACAAGTGATTTTTTGTAAGGAGGACGTATTGGATTTACTGTTTATCGCCCTCCTCACCCAAGGACATGTCCTGTTAGAAAGTGTTCCAGGCACAGGTAAAACAAAACTAGCAAAAAGCTTCGCTAAAATGATAAACGGTCTGTTTAGTAGAATTCAATTTACTTCCGATGTCTTGCCAAGTGACATTACTGGAATTCGTTATTTCAACCCTAAAATTCAAGAGTTTGAATTACGACTTGGTCCCATACATACAAACATCCTGCTAGCCGATGAAATCAATCGGGCAACGCCACGAACGCAATCGAGTCTTCTCGAGGCTATGGAAGAGTTTCAGGCAACCATTGATGGAGAAACCATTGCTATCCCTCGACCATTTATGATCATTGCCACGCAAAATCCGATAGAACAAAGTTATGGAACATTTCCATTACCAGAAGCACAATTAGATCGTTTTCTCTTTAAAATTGATTTAGGTTACCCATCCAAAACAGAGGATAAGCTTCTGCTCCAATCTCATGCCCAAAATGATCCTTTTGAAGCCATCAAGCCGCTCCTCTCGCTAGAGGATATAAAGCTGCTACAAGATGAAATCAAAAAAATTACAATATCAGATGTCGTATATGATTATATAGTGAACTTAATTCATTGTTCTAGAGAGCATAATGATGTTGAACTTGGAATTAGCCCTAGAGGAATGCTGGCATTAATGCGCGCATCTCAAGCACGGGCCTGTATAGAAAACCGAGATTATGTGACACCAGAGGACGTCAAGTTTTTGTTGCCCTATCTATTTGAACACCGCCTTATCTTAACAATGGAAGGAGAAATCAAAAAAACACCGCAACAAATTATCAAAGAAATTAATCAGGAAGTCCTCGTACCCGTTGAGTATGGAGTGAAGCAAATATGA
- a CDS encoding YveK family protein: MNDKVKIKDLVEILKKRFLLILLTMIGITAVLIMTSLYLVKPTYQYSIQVLAGSLGMDDQVSSMNKVQENRQLALSYMDTIKSPQVMTGVKEELKLTGSNYELLKQISVTNRDNSQIITITVKDSNPELAKSIAQSMANQSINRFKNFANVNPINILLDSNIIEESEHLFPKIKFVIIISIVVGFFAGVALALVQEHFDDTNFSDAELDLLGLPLLGKVNVNTKGKKMRKIRYKTLSIEKRGEYSGY; the protein is encoded by the coding sequence ATGAATGACAAAGTAAAAATAAAAGATTTAGTAGAAATTTTAAAAAAGCGATTCTTACTCATTTTACTGACTATGATTGGTATAACTGCTGTCCTTATTATGACGTCCTTGTATTTGGTGAAACCTACCTATCAGTACTCCATTCAAGTGCTAGCAGGCTCTTTAGGCATGGACGATCAGGTGTCCTCGATGAATAAGGTACAAGAAAATAGACAGCTCGCTCTTTCGTATATGGATACTATTAAAAGCCCTCAGGTCATGACAGGTGTAAAAGAGGAGTTAAAGCTAACTGGTTCAAATTATGAGTTACTCAAGCAAATATCTGTAACCAATCGAGATAATTCGCAAATAATTACAATTACTGTTAAAGATTCTAATCCAGAGTTAGCTAAATCCATTGCACAGTCAATGGCGAATCAGTCCATAAATAGGTTTAAAAACTTTGCAAATGTCAATCCAATAAATATTCTATTAGATTCCAACATCATTGAAGAATCTGAGCATCTTTTTCCGAAAATCAAATTCGTTATAATCATTTCAATTGTGGTGGGTTTTTTCGCAGGAGTAGCATTGGCACTTGTACAGGAACACTTTGATGATACAAATTTTAGTGATGCCGAACTAGATCTTCTTGGTCTTCCTTTGTTAGGAAAAGTGAATGTAAACACTAAAGGGAAAAAAATGCGGAAAATACGTTATAAAACTTTATCTATAGAGAAACGCGGTGAATACTCTGGCTATTAA
- the copZ gene encoding copper chaperone CopZ → MKEILKVEGMSCNHCVNSIETSVGELTGVSSVKVDLGSKEVAVEFDGAATLAQIKETIEDQGFDLA, encoded by the coding sequence ATGAAAGAAATTTTAAAAGTAGAAGGTATGTCATGTAATCATTGTGTCAATTCAATCGAGACAAGTGTTGGGGAATTGACAGGTGTTTCATCAGTTAAAGTGGATCTTGGTAGCAAAGAAGTTGCAGTAGAATTTGACGGTGCAGCTACATTGGCTCAAATTAAAGAAACAATCGAAGACCAGGGTTTCGACCTCGCCTAA
- a CDS encoding zinc transporter family protein: MILGGFLFISVSVGGIFAWIVSKLFQQTTQGLSLLCGGFLVGLLALDIIPTALQMYQMFGILLGALIGYLLFQVLHGFTHPATAQTPSLYLLTIALLLHTIPLSITIGNALSDSTFGITLTTSTILHHVPEGFALTAALLSQGKHLWSLLLVFMSLSMCFTLFIWIGHYINLTNHAQSILLGISISLLAATSLSEFILQHRQALPRVSFLSYILMGYLLSTLFHFFMR; encoded by the coding sequence ATGATACTCGGTGGATTTCTTTTTATAAGCGTCAGTGTAGGGGGCATTTTTGCTTGGATTGTCTCCAAACTATTTCAACAAACAACGCAAGGTCTATCCCTGCTATGCGGTGGATTTCTAGTGGGATTGCTCGCGCTCGATATCATTCCAACCGCCTTGCAAATGTACCAAATGTTCGGTATCCTCCTCGGTGCCTTGATTGGCTATCTATTATTTCAAGTACTCCACGGGTTCACCCACCCAGCAACTGCACAAACGCCCTCTCTCTACTTACTCACCATTGCGCTCTTACTCCACACCATTCCACTGAGCATAACCATCGGCAATGCATTAAGTGATTCCACTTTCGGTATCACCCTCACTACGTCAACCATTCTCCATCATGTGCCAGAAGGATTCGCTCTCACAGCAGCACTGCTCTCGCAAGGTAAACATTTATGGAGCCTCCTTCTTGTTTTTATGAGCTTATCCATGTGCTTTACTCTATTTATTTGGATTGGGCATTACATCAATCTAACCAATCACGCACAAAGCATTTTACTCGGTATTTCCATTAGCTTACTCGCGGCAACTAGTCTATCTGAATTCATCCTACAGCATCGCCAGGCTTTACCCAGGGTTTCATTTTTAAGCTATATCCTCATGGGGTATCTCTTGAGCACGCTATTTCATTTTTTTATGCGATAA
- a CDS encoding DUF1919 domain-containing protein → MITKFRTFWRSKRLHKAIHILKNKKVTIISQNCYGGIFSHDYQLKYMSPTINLYFSVPDFVKFCKSIEAYIKLPLKEVKQDEYSYPLGTLGELTIHFVHYSSFDEANNKWKERCERIDLDNLYFMMSDRDGCTNDDLLEFDKLPCKNKVVFVHEPRPDIKSALYVPGYKKKSSVGNIYKWKGVFGKRTWDRCDFNFVRFINHKN, encoded by the coding sequence ATGATTACGAAGTTTCGTACCTTTTGGAGAAGTAAACGGTTACACAAAGCTATTCATATTTTGAAAAACAAAAAGGTAACGATTATCAGTCAGAATTGCTATGGCGGAATATTCTCACACGATTACCAACTCAAATACATGTCCCCCACAATCAATCTATATTTTTCAGTTCCCGACTTTGTGAAGTTCTGTAAAAGTATCGAAGCATATATTAAATTACCGCTAAAAGAAGTTAAACAAGATGAATATTCATATCCTCTGGGGACATTGGGTGAATTGACAATTCATTTTGTTCACTATAGTAGTTTTGATGAGGCTAATAACAAGTGGAAAGAGCGTTGTGAACGGATTGATTTGGACAATCTGTATTTTATGATGTCTGATAGAGATGGCTGTACGAATGACGATTTACTCGAATTTGATAAATTACCATGCAAGAATAAAGTAGTTTTTGTACACGAACCACGACCGGATATTAAATCAGCATTGTATGTTCCAGGTTACAAGAAAAAAAGTAGTGTAGGAAACATATACAAATGGAAGGGTGTTTTCGGGAAAAGGACATGGGATAGGTGTGATTTTAATTTTGTTCGTTTTATAAATCATAAAAACTAG
- a CDS encoding ZIP family metal transporter: protein MVEYFMGLDAVYQALIATLFTWGMTALGAALVFTTKTVNQKLMDGMLGFAGGVMIAASFWSLLAPAIEMAETGPFPSWFPAAAGFLLGGFFLWGADKIIPHVHPTSPMTDAEGIHPEKKRRSTLLVMAITLHNIPEGLAIGVAFGAVAAGFPSASLAAAIALAVGIGIQNLPEGTAVSMPLRRDGMSRRKAFMYGQSSGAVEPIAAVIGVLAVTLMAPILPFALSFAAGAMIFVVVEEVIPGSQENGNKDLASMCLMLGFAVMMILDVAFG, encoded by the coding sequence ATGGTTGAATATTTTATGGGGCTAGATGCCGTTTACCAAGCTTTAATCGCGACTTTATTTACTTGGGGAATGACGGCGCTTGGGGCTGCGTTAGTATTTACGACGAAGACGGTGAACCAAAAACTGATGGATGGTATGCTAGGCTTTGCAGGCGGTGTGATGATTGCGGCGAGTTTTTGGTCATTGCTGGCACCTGCTATTGAAATGGCCGAGACTGGACCTTTTCCTTCTTGGTTTCCAGCAGCTGCTGGTTTTTTACTAGGCGGATTTTTTCTATGGGGTGCCGATAAAATCATTCCTCACGTGCATCCGACTTCTCCAATGACAGACGCAGAGGGGATCCATCCGGAAAAAAAGCGTCGTAGTACATTATTGGTGATGGCAATTACCTTGCATAATATTCCTGAAGGATTAGCGATCGGTGTTGCTTTTGGTGCGGTAGCTGCTGGTTTTCCATCAGCCTCATTAGCCGCAGCCATTGCTTTAGCTGTCGGGATTGGGATTCAAAACTTGCCGGAGGGGACAGCAGTTTCTATGCCCTTGCGGAGAGATGGTATGTCGCGTAGAAAAGCCTTCATGTATGGTCAATCTTCGGGGGCTGTTGAACCGATTGCTGCTGTTATAGGGGTTCTTGCAGTTACATTGATGGCACCGATTTTGCCATTTGCACTTAGTTTTGCGGCGGGTGCGATGATTTTCGTCGTCGTAGAAGAAGTAATACCAGGTTCACAGGAAAATGGCAATAAGGATTTGGCTTCGATGTGTTTAATGCTTGGATTTGCCGTTATGATGATACTGGATGTGGCATTTGGATAA
- a CDS encoding CpsD/CapB family tyrosine-protein kinase gives MVTSLRQTKSIVYATAYLALTFSKKGKRVLLVDGNLRDPSLHSFFKVDNTAGLTPLLLGEQPQYRGNTIQITDDLFCLPTGEILYEPLALLTLANVPNLIKEWKQHFDIILFHTSNSLSMPDAQIMANHCDGIILAVMEGRDNLESITSVKKQFERAKHEITGTVLIK, from the coding sequence ATGGTCACATCGCTTAGACAAACTAAAAGCATCGTCTATGCTACTGCCTATTTAGCCCTTACCTTTTCGAAAAAAGGGAAACGAGTGTTACTAGTAGATGGTAATCTTCGTGACCCTTCGCTACATAGTTTCTTTAAGGTGGATAATACGGCCGGTCTAACTCCTTTGCTTTTAGGAGAGCAACCCCAATATAGGGGAAATACGATACAGATAACGGATGATCTATTCTGTTTACCGACGGGCGAGATCCTTTATGAGCCACTGGCATTGTTAACCTTAGCGAACGTACCTAATCTTATTAAGGAATGGAAACAGCATTTTGATATCATTTTATTTCATACATCCAATAGTCTAAGTATGCCTGATGCACAAATCATGGCAAACCATTGTGACGGTATTATATTAGCGGTAATGGAGGGACGAGATAATTTGGAGAGTATTACAAGTGTGAAAAAACAATTTGAACGTGCAAAACATGAAATAACGGGTACAGTGCTCATTAAATAA
- a CDS encoding heavy metal translocating P-type ATPase — MTTAEKTLQIQGMTCAACANRIEKGLTKIEGVEKANVNFALERSTIVYDPAKTNVNDFKERVEKLGFSVVQDKVDFDITGMTCAACATRIEKRVSKMDGVSNASVNFALETIAVEYDSKQVAMTDMMNIVKKMGYELLPKQDNKDKLDHKAQEIKKQQNKFIFSLILTIPLLWTMVAHFEFLSFIYLPAFLMNPWVQLVLATPVQFIVGAQFYKGAFNSLRNKSANMDVLVALGTSAAYFYSLYLSIEWMNAGSVGHPELYFEASAVIITLIVLGKLFEVRAKGKTSQAIQKLLGLQAKTARVLRDGIEIELPIEEVIAGDTILVKPGEKIPVDGEIIEGRSAIDESMITGESLPVDKVVGDKVIGATINKNGSLQIKATKVGKDTALAQIVKVVEEAQGSKAEIQRLADRISGIFVPVVVVIAVATFFIWFFMVTPGDFRSALIPTISILVIACPCALGLATPTSIMAGSGRAAEMGLLFKGGEHLENTRSIDTVVLDKTGTVTKGQPALTDITVTEGFSENEVLQLVATAENQSEHPLAQAIVLGVKEKGLSLLEVTDFEALPGYGIRAVVSGRDVLVGTRKLMKERNIAILDSNAAMEKLESEGKTAMLIAVDHKLAGVVAVADTVKETSKEAIARMQALGLEVIMLTGDNQRTAEAIARQVGLTHVIAEVLPEQKSNEIKKLQDQGKKVAMVGDGINDAPALAMANIGMAVGTGTDIAIEAADITLMRGDLNSVADAIIMSRKTMRNIKQNLFFAFFYNTIGIPVAALGLLAPWVAGAAMAFSSVSVVLNALRLQKVKL, encoded by the coding sequence ATGACAACAGCAGAAAAAACATTGCAAATTCAGGGGATGACGTGTGCAGCCTGTGCGAATCGCATTGAAAAAGGCTTGACTAAAATCGAAGGCGTGGAAAAAGCCAATGTCAACTTTGCATTGGAACGCTCGACAATTGTCTATGATCCAGCTAAAACAAACGTCAATGACTTTAAAGAAAGAGTTGAAAAGTTAGGTTTTAGTGTTGTGCAGGACAAAGTCGATTTTGATATTACAGGTATGACTTGTGCGGCTTGTGCGACTCGTATTGAAAAAAGAGTTAGCAAAATGGACGGTGTTTCGAATGCAAGTGTCAACTTTGCACTGGAAACTATCGCCGTTGAATACGACAGTAAACAAGTGGCAATGACAGATATGATGAATATTGTTAAAAAAATGGGCTATGAATTACTACCAAAGCAAGATAACAAGGATAAATTGGATCATAAAGCACAGGAAATTAAAAAGCAGCAAAACAAGTTTATCTTTTCACTAATTTTGACGATTCCATTACTATGGACAATGGTGGCGCATTTTGAGTTTTTATCCTTTATTTATTTACCAGCATTTCTAATGAATCCATGGGTACAGCTGGTATTAGCGACACCTGTTCAATTCATCGTCGGTGCACAGTTTTATAAGGGTGCTTTTAATTCGCTACGCAATAAAAGTGCCAACATGGACGTTTTGGTTGCACTGGGTACGAGCGCAGCGTATTTCTATAGTTTGTACCTATCCATTGAATGGATGAATGCTGGAAGCGTGGGTCATCCCGAATTATATTTTGAAGCATCCGCAGTTATTATTACACTAATCGTCCTAGGTAAATTATTTGAAGTACGTGCAAAAGGAAAAACGAGTCAGGCGATTCAAAAGTTGTTAGGTTTACAAGCGAAAACAGCAAGAGTGTTACGTGATGGCATTGAAATCGAATTACCGATTGAGGAAGTTATCGCAGGTGATACAATTCTTGTGAAGCCTGGTGAAAAAATTCCAGTAGATGGTGAAATTATTGAAGGACGTTCTGCTATAGATGAATCAATGATTACGGGGGAAAGTCTTCCGGTTGATAAAGTAGTTGGCGACAAAGTCATTGGTGCAACGATCAATAAGAATGGTTCATTGCAGATTAAGGCAACAAAAGTGGGGAAAGATACAGCATTAGCGCAAATTGTGAAAGTAGTTGAGGAAGCGCAAGGATCGAAAGCAGAAATCCAGCGTTTAGCAGATAGAATTTCAGGTATCTTTGTACCGGTTGTTGTTGTGATTGCAGTGGCAACGTTCTTCATTTGGTTCTTTATGGTGACACCGGGCGATTTCCGTTCGGCTTTGATTCCAACGATTTCGATTTTGGTTATTGCTTGTCCATGTGCGCTAGGTTTGGCGACGCCGACTTCGATTATGGCGGGTTCAGGTAGAGCGGCTGAAATGGGGCTGTTGTTTAAAGGCGGAGAACATTTGGAGAATACGCGCTCGATTGACACTGTGGTGTTGGATAAAACAGGAACTGTGACAAAAGGTCAACCAGCTTTAACGGATATTACAGTGACAGAAGGCTTTTCGGAGAATGAAGTGCTGCAATTAGTAGCAACAGCTGAAAATCAATCTGAGCATCCATTGGCGCAAGCGATTGTGCTAGGTGTGAAAGAAAAAGGCTTGTCATTGCTTGAAGTGACTGATTTTGAAGCATTACCAGGCTATGGTATTCGGGCTGTCGTTAGTGGCAGAGACGTATTAGTTGGCACACGGAAATTGATGAAAGAGCGTAATATTGCGATTTTAGATTCAAATGCTGCAATGGAAAAGCTGGAGAGTGAAGGAAAAACAGCGATGTTGATTGCTGTGGATCATAAGCTTGCAGGTGTCGTGGCAGTAGCTGATACAGTGAAGGAAACGTCGAAAGAAGCGATTGCGAGAATGCAGGCTTTGGGGCTGGAAGTTATTATGCTGACAGGCGATAACCAACGTACGGCAGAAGCAATTGCGCGTCAAGTTGGTCTGACACATGTTATTGCAGAGGTGTTGCCTGAACAAAAAAGTAATGAAATTAAAAAGCTGCAAGACCAAGGTAAGAAAGTGGCCATGGTGGGCGACGGTATCAATGACGCGCCAGCACTCGCTATGGCGAATATCGGAATGGCTGTTGGAACAGGGACAGATATTGCGATTGAGGCGGCGGATATTACGCTGATGCGCGGAGACTTAAACAGTGTGGCAGATGCGATTATTATGAGTCGCAAAACGATGCGTAATATAAAGCAAAACTTATTCTTCGCATTTTTCTACAACACAATTGGAATTCCAGTTGCAGCACTTGGCCTGTTAGCCCCGTGGGTTGCGGGTGCAGCGATGGCGTTCAGTTCGGTGTCCGTTGTCTTGAATGCTTTGCGTTTGCAGAAAGTTAAATTGTGA